The proteins below are encoded in one region of Methylobacillus flagellatus KT:
- a CDS encoding ABC transporter substrate-binding protein produces the protein MPTTNASPIRILFAALVTALFLVTGSTAYAAEKSKPVVKLATSAWIGYAPFYVAVEKNLFDKYGVKVELQDFADPALMPSALQSGSIHGAMYTYDQVIMLVANGHDFRVVMPIDYSNGADALVASKKIKSIAELKGRRVAYPFSTCDNLLVNYALKSAGLTEADIKGVDTTPENVPAALASGVDAGATYEPNVTKALKLKTGAGFHTLYTSASAPGLITDVLYFPAKFIKQNKDQVTAIIRGYLDGLDYMNKHPQEAQAIIAKQLAATAQEVAEQAKGVRNIPLADMAAYYEPRQDAQSLYTSGAMIAEIQLKRKQIPKAPSIDDTFDASFVAAIVAKP, from the coding sequence ATGCCCACGACCAACGCATCACCTATCCGCATATTGTTCGCTGCACTCGTCACCGCGCTTTTTCTCGTCACAGGAAGCACGGCCTACGCTGCCGAAAAATCCAAACCGGTTGTCAAGCTGGCGACCTCGGCATGGATTGGTTATGCCCCGTTTTATGTAGCGGTCGAGAAGAACCTCTTCGACAAGTACGGCGTCAAGGTGGAACTGCAAGATTTCGCCGACCCGGCCCTGATGCCATCCGCACTGCAAAGCGGGAGCATCCACGGCGCGATGTACACCTATGACCAGGTCATCATGCTCGTCGCCAATGGCCACGACTTCAGGGTAGTGATGCCCATCGATTATTCTAACGGGGCCGATGCCTTGGTCGCTTCCAAGAAAATCAAGTCCATTGCCGAGCTGAAAGGCCGGCGGGTGGCATATCCGTTCTCAACCTGCGACAACCTGCTGGTCAATTATGCGCTAAAAAGCGCAGGTCTGACCGAGGCAGACATCAAGGGCGTGGATACGACGCCAGAAAATGTGCCTGCGGCGCTGGCCTCGGGAGTCGATGCAGGCGCCACTTATGAGCCCAACGTCACCAAGGCGCTGAAACTCAAGACGGGCGCAGGGTTCCACACTCTCTATACTTCAGCTTCCGCACCAGGCCTCATCACGGATGTCCTGTATTTCCCCGCCAAGTTCATCAAGCAGAATAAAGATCAGGTCACCGCGATTATCCGCGGCTATCTGGATGGCCTTGATTACATGAACAAGCACCCGCAAGAAGCGCAAGCCATCATTGCCAAGCAATTGGCCGCCACGGCTCAAGAAGTCGCAGAACAAGCCAAGGGGGTCCGCAATATTCCATTGGCTGACATGGCAGCTTATTACGAACCCCGCCAGGACGCCCAATCGCTTTACACCAGCGGGGCGATGATCGCTGAAATCCAGCTGAAGCGTAAACAAATCCCCAAGGCGCCAAGCATTGACGACACGTTTGACGCCAGCTTTGTGGCTGCCATTGTCGCCAAGCCTTGA
- the glnT gene encoding type III glutamate--ammonia ligase — translation MKAGTQKTLTHSDLVEQGVRFLLASYVDLHGVPKAKAVPISHFDRMMNGSEMFTGAALDGVPQEISDEEVAAHPDMGSAIVLPWSKDIAWLPSDLYTQGEPFNACSRTILKKVRQQAAELGMAMQLGIEAEFFVLKDQEAGGFSPISTRHHLKKPAYDVARLLDNKPWLSELVEAMDSLDWGVYSFDHEDGIGQFEIDFSYFEVLRMADNFTFLRMMANEIARKHGGFASFMPKPYGDRAGSGAHFNISLTDINTGLNLFEPEQDDPRGCGLSTLGYQFIAGVLRHLPAICAVVAPTVNSYKRLVKQGSMSGFTWAPVFCCYGNNNRTNTIRIPLGGKRIEIRAVDSACNPYLGAAMILAAGLEGIRENLDPGDPHLDNMYEKTPEELASLGIRELPKTLEEAIDAFEADPLSRQVFGDQMFSAWTQYKREEWLSYITHVSDWEYDRYLKLF, via the coding sequence ATGAAAGCTGGAACACAAAAAACCCTTACCCATTCCGATCTAGTCGAGCAGGGCGTGCGATTCTTGCTCGCTTCCTACGTGGATCTGCATGGTGTCCCCAAAGCGAAGGCCGTGCCTATCTCTCATTTCGACCGGATGATGAACGGCTCCGAAATGTTTACTGGCGCGGCACTGGATGGCGTCCCTCAGGAAATCAGCGACGAGGAAGTCGCTGCACACCCGGATATGGGGTCAGCCATCGTGCTGCCTTGGTCCAAGGATATCGCGTGGCTGCCGAGCGACCTGTATACCCAGGGTGAGCCATTCAACGCGTGCAGCAGGACCATCTTGAAAAAAGTGCGTCAGCAAGCAGCCGAGCTGGGCATGGCCATGCAACTGGGCATTGAAGCAGAGTTCTTTGTGCTCAAAGACCAGGAAGCAGGAGGATTTTCCCCCATCTCGACCAGGCATCACCTGAAGAAACCGGCGTACGATGTTGCCAGGCTTCTGGACAACAAGCCCTGGCTGTCAGAGCTGGTGGAGGCAATGGACTCGCTGGACTGGGGCGTCTATTCTTTTGATCATGAAGACGGTATTGGTCAGTTTGAAATAGATTTCAGCTATTTCGAAGTGCTGCGCATGGCGGATAACTTCACCTTCCTGCGCATGATGGCCAATGAAATCGCGCGCAAGCATGGCGGCTTTGCCTCTTTCATGCCCAAGCCCTATGGCGACCGCGCCGGCAGCGGGGCGCATTTCAATATCTCATTGACCGACATCAATACAGGCCTGAACCTGTTCGAACCAGAACAGGATGACCCACGTGGCTGCGGACTCTCAACGCTGGGCTATCAGTTCATCGCGGGCGTCCTCCGCCACCTGCCGGCGATCTGTGCCGTGGTTGCACCCACGGTCAATAGCTACAAACGCCTCGTCAAGCAAGGCAGCATGTCGGGCTTCACCTGGGCACCGGTATTCTGTTGTTATGGCAATAACAACCGTACGAATACAATCCGTATACCGCTGGGAGGAAAGCGCATTGAGATCCGTGCCGTAGACAGTGCGTGCAATCCATACCTAGGCGCAGCCATGATTCTGGCTGCAGGCCTGGAAGGCATTCGGGAAAACCTGGATCCGGGCGATCCTCACCTGGACAATATGTATGAAAAAACACCCGAGGAACTCGCCTCCTTGGGGATCAGGGAACTGCCCAAAACCCTGGAAGAAGCCATTGACGCGTTTGAAGCAGACCCACTATCGCGTCAAGTGTTTGGTGATCAAATGTTCAGCGCCTGGACACAATACAAACGTGAAGAATGGCTATCCTACATCACCCATGTCTCAGACTGGGAGTATGATCGCTACCTGAAATTATTCTAG
- a CDS encoding alpha/beta fold hydrolase: MQPHVDTIHLGTLPLSQGGVLEDAKLVYATWGRLNSAGTNVVLLPTYYTGTHDSYRPWIGSHSALDPDRWFIISPNLFGNGLSSSPSHAQTPAQRAGFPLVSIRDNIDAQHRLLTEHLGVKSVALAMGWSLGAVQSMHWAAAYPAFIRTVFSICGTASCWPLNRAFLASVRAALAADPAWMDGAYAHDAPPTRGLKAFGRVYCPWAYSSTFFRQALYRTLGFDSIEALLLAWEEEHLAWDACDLMAMLKTWEHADIGSLAGQSASKALANIRAKTIIMPGSCDAYFTAEEARIEGALIPNAEVRVLDSPFGHCAGAPGRFEEETRTIAMTAHALLAMA, encoded by the coding sequence ATGCAACCACACGTTGACACCATTCACCTCGGCACGCTGCCATTGAGTCAGGGCGGCGTCCTCGAGGACGCCAAGCTGGTGTATGCGACCTGGGGCAGGCTGAATTCTGCCGGCACCAATGTCGTACTTCTGCCCACCTATTACACCGGCACCCATGATTCATACCGGCCATGGATCGGCAGCCATAGCGCACTGGATCCGGACCGCTGGTTTATCATCAGCCCCAACCTGTTCGGCAACGGCTTGTCCAGCTCGCCCAGCCATGCGCAGACCCCAGCACAACGTGCCGGTTTTCCGCTTGTCTCCATCAGGGACAATATCGATGCCCAGCACCGCCTGCTAACTGAGCATTTGGGCGTGAAGAGCGTCGCCCTGGCCATGGGTTGGTCTCTTGGCGCAGTGCAAAGCATGCATTGGGCTGCTGCCTACCCTGCCTTCATCCGCACGGTATTCAGCATATGCGGCACTGCAAGCTGCTGGCCACTGAACCGGGCTTTCCTCGCCAGCGTCCGTGCAGCGCTTGCCGCTGACCCGGCCTGGATGGACGGCGCATATGCACACGATGCCCCGCCCACCCGGGGCCTGAAAGCATTTGGACGCGTGTATTGCCCCTGGGCCTATTCCAGCACCTTTTTCAGGCAAGCACTGTATCGCACGCTCGGGTTCGACTCTATTGAAGCGTTGCTGCTGGCCTGGGAAGAAGAGCACTTGGCATGGGACGCCTGCGACCTGATGGCCATGCTGAAGACCTGGGAACATGCGGACATAGGATCGTTGGCTGGCCAATCGGCCAGCAAAGCGCTGGCAAACATCCGCGCAAAAACCATTATAATGCCCGGGAGTTGTGATGCGTATTTCACCGCAGAAGAAGCTCGCATAGAAGGGGCCTTGATACCCAACGCGGAAGTCAGGGTGCTGGATTCCCCCTTTGGTCACTGTGCCGGCGCGCCCGGCCGATTTGAAGAAGAAACCCGCACCATCGCCATGACAGCGCATGCGCTATTGGCCATGGCTTGA
- a CDS encoding TetR/AcrR family transcriptional regulator: protein MNEHRPKVARRERGETQAANILSVALDLFAKHHVASVTTKQIAAASKVNSALLYYYFKNKDDLFRQAVDHAIGQVLLRFEHVQKTAHGPAEILSAWLNLHLQQVELIRKFVKVAVDYASSESRTAETDATISRFYDTERRMLCQVLQEGIETGDFAQVDVEQTATFISTFLDGIVIRSIVLEGFNYAQSVQDLRTFLSHELQVSIQESTSFPME, encoded by the coding sequence GTGAATGAACATCGCCCCAAAGTAGCCCGCCGAGAACGTGGCGAAACCCAAGCTGCCAACATCCTCTCAGTTGCTCTGGATCTTTTTGCCAAGCACCATGTTGCCAGTGTCACGACCAAGCAAATTGCAGCCGCAAGCAAGGTCAATTCGGCCCTGCTTTATTATTATTTCAAAAACAAGGATGACCTGTTCCGGCAGGCCGTGGATCATGCGATAGGGCAGGTGCTATTGCGCTTTGAGCATGTCCAGAAAACGGCGCACGGTCCGGCTGAGATTCTTTCGGCCTGGCTCAACCTGCACTTGCAGCAGGTTGAATTAATCCGCAAGTTTGTGAAAGTGGCGGTTGACTATGCCAGTAGTGAATCAAGAACTGCAGAGACTGACGCCACCATCAGTCGCTTCTACGACACCGAACGGCGCATGCTTTGCCAGGTGTTGCAAGAAGGGATAGAGACGGGTGATTTCGCCCAGGTTGACGTTGAACAGACAGCGACATTCATTTCCACTTTCCTGGATGGCATCGTCATCCGCTCTATCGTCCTGGAGGGGTTTAATTATGCGCAGTCCGTACAGGATCTCCGCACCTTCCTCTCCCACGAGCTGCAGGTTTCCATCCAAGAATCCACCAGTTTCCCCATGGAGTGA